A window of the Eubalaena glacialis isolate mEubGla1 chromosome 9, mEubGla1.1.hap2.+ XY, whole genome shotgun sequence genome harbors these coding sequences:
- the ALDH1B1 gene encoding aldehyde dehydrogenase X, mitochondrial yields MDASERGRLLNRLADLVERDRVYLASLETLDNGKPFQESYVLDLDEVIKVYRYFAGWADKWHGKTIPMDGEHFCFTRHEPVGVCGQIIPWNFPLVMQGWKLAPALATGNTVVMKVAEQTPLSALYLASLVKEAGFPPGVVNIITGYGPTAGAAIAHHMDIDKVAFTGSTEVGHLIQKAAGDSNLKRVTLELGGKSPSIVLADADMDHAVEQCHEALFFNMGQCCCAGSRTFVEESIYDEFLERTVEKAKQRKVGNPFELDTQQGPQVDKEQFERILGYIQLGQKEGAKLLCGGERFGERGFFIKPTVFGGVQDDMRIAKEEIFGPVQPLFKFRKMEEVIERANNTRYGLAAAVFTQDLDKAMYFTQALQAGTVWVNTYNIVTCHTPFGGFKESGNGRELGEDGLKAYTEVKTITIKVPKKNS; encoded by the coding sequence ATGGATGCCTCAGAGCGGGGCCGGCTGCTGAACCGCCTGGCTGACCTAGTGGAGCGGGATCGTGTCTACTTGGCCTCACTGGAGACCCTGGACAATGGGAAGCCTTTCCAGGAGTCTTATGTCTTGGACCTGGATGAGGTCATCAAGGTATACCGGTACTTTGCTGGCTGGGCTGACAAGTGGCATGGCAAGACCATCCCCATGGATGGCGAGCATTTCTGCTTCACCCGGCACGAGCCTGTTGGCGTCTGTGGCCAGATAATCCCGTGGAACTTCCCCTTGGTCATGCAGGGCTGGAAGCTGGCCCCGGCACTTGCCACGGGCAACACTGTGGTCATGAAGGTGGCAGAGCAGACCCCCCTTTCTGCCCTGTACTTGGCCTCCCTCGTCAAAGAGGCGGGCTTTCCCCCTGGGGTGGTAAACATCATCACAGGCTATGGCCCAACAGCAGGAGCGGCCATTGCCCATCACATGGATATCGACAAAGTTGCCTTCACTGGCTCCACCGAGGTGGGCCACCTGATCCAGAAGGCGGCCGGCGATTCCAACCTCAAGAGAGTCACCCTGGAGCTGGGTGGGAAGAGCCCGAGCATTGTGCTGGCTGATGCCGACATGGACCATGCTGTGGAGCAGTGCCATGAAGCCCTGTTCTTCAACATGGGTCAGTGCTGCTGTGCCGGTTCCCGGACCTTCGTTGAAGAATCCATCTATGATGAGTTTCTCGAGAGAACTGTGGAAAAAGCTAAGCAGAGGAAAGTTGGGAACCCCTTTGAGCTGGACACCCAGCAGGGGCCCCAGGTGGACAAGGAACAGTTTGAACGAATCCTGGGCTACATCCAGCTTGGCCAGAAGGAGGGGGCAAAACTTCTCTGCGGTGGGGAGCGTTTTGGAGAGCGAGGCTTCTTCATCAAGCCCACGGTCTTTGGTGGTGTGCAGGATGACATGAGGATTGCCAAGGAGGAGATCTTCGGGCCTGTGCAGCCTCTGTTCAAGTTCAGGAAGATGGAGGAGGTGATTGAGAGGGCCAACAACACCAGATATGGCTTGGCTGCTGCTGTGTTCACCCAGGACCTGGACAAAGCCATGTACTTCACACAGGCACTCCAAGCTGGGACGGTGTGGGTGAACACCTACAACATTGTCACCTGCCACACGCCATTCGGAGGCTTTAAGGAATCTGGcaatgggagggagctgggggaggaTGGGCTTAAGGCCTACACAGAGGTGAAGACAATCACCATCAAGGTTCCTAAGAAGAACTCGTAA